One Cryptosporangium phraense DNA window includes the following coding sequences:
- the fabG gene encoding 3-oxoacyl-[acyl-carrier-protein] reductase, translating into MSRSVLVTGGNRGIGLAIARAFAAQGDQVAITHRGSGAPEGLFGVQCDITDSEQVEAAFAAVEEAQGPVEVLIANAGITDDTLLLRMSEDQFTRVVDTNLTGAYRVAKRASSKMLRKRFGRIVFISSVVGLTGSAGQVNYAASKAGLVGMARSIARELGSRNITANVVAPGFVETDMTAELPESRQKEILAQVPLQRYAQPSEVAGVVTWLASDAGSYVTGAVIPVDGGLGMGH; encoded by the coding sequence GTGTCTCGCAGCGTTCTGGTCACGGGTGGTAACCGGGGGATCGGGCTAGCCATCGCCAGAGCGTTCGCGGCGCAGGGCGACCAGGTCGCGATCACGCACCGTGGCTCGGGCGCTCCCGAGGGCCTGTTCGGTGTCCAGTGTGACATCACCGACAGCGAGCAGGTCGAGGCCGCGTTCGCGGCCGTCGAGGAGGCGCAGGGCCCGGTCGAGGTGCTGATCGCCAACGCCGGCATCACCGACGACACGCTGCTGCTGCGGATGTCCGAAGACCAGTTCACCCGGGTCGTCGACACGAACCTCACCGGGGCCTACCGGGTCGCGAAGCGGGCGTCCTCGAAGATGCTGCGCAAGCGGTTCGGGCGGATCGTCTTCATCTCGTCGGTGGTCGGGCTGACCGGCTCGGCCGGCCAGGTCAACTACGCGGCCTCCAAGGCCGGGCTGGTCGGCATGGCCCGGTCCATCGCCCGCGAGCTCGGGTCGCGCAACATCACCGCGAACGTCGTCGCGCCCGGTTTCGTGGAGACCGACATGACCGCGGAGCTGCCCGAGTCCCGGCAGAAGGAGATCCTCGCCCAGGTCCCGCTGCAGCGGTACGCGCAGCCGTCCGAGGTCGCGGGCGTGGTGACCTGGCTGGCGTCGGACGCCGGTTCGTACGTGACCGGAGCGGTGATCCCGGTCGACGGCGGCCTCGGTATGGGCCACTAA
- the fabI gene encoding enoyl-ACP reductase FabI yields the protein MSGLLEGKRILVTGVITDASIAFSVARIAQEQGATVVLTGFGRISLVERISKRLPKPAPVIPLDVTSTEDLAALEGRVREHVDGLDGVLHSIGFAPASCLGAPFMDAPWEDVATALHASTFSYKSLAEATLPLFPETGGSIVGLTFDATQAWPAYNWMGVAKAGLESANRYLARDLGPRKIRVNLVAAGPLRTMAAKSIPGFSQFEEAWGPRAPLGWDLNDQDAAARGCAALMSDWFPATTGEMVHVDGGFHAIGA from the coding sequence GTGTCCGGTCTGTTGGAAGGTAAGCGCATCCTCGTGACCGGGGTGATCACCGACGCGTCGATCGCGTTCTCGGTGGCCCGGATCGCGCAGGAGCAGGGCGCGACCGTCGTACTCACCGGATTCGGCCGGATCTCCCTGGTCGAGCGGATCTCCAAGCGCCTGCCGAAGCCCGCGCCGGTGATCCCGCTCGACGTCACCAGCACCGAAGATCTGGCCGCGCTGGAGGGCCGGGTCCGCGAGCACGTCGACGGGCTCGACGGCGTGCTGCACTCGATCGGGTTCGCACCGGCCTCCTGCCTCGGCGCCCCGTTCATGGACGCGCCCTGGGAGGACGTCGCGACCGCGCTGCACGCGTCGACGTTCTCGTACAAGTCGCTGGCCGAGGCGACGCTGCCGCTGTTCCCGGAGACCGGCGGTTCGATCGTCGGGCTGACGTTCGACGCGACCCAGGCCTGGCCCGCCTACAACTGGATGGGCGTCGCCAAGGCCGGGCTGGAGTCGGCGAACCGGTACCTGGCCCGCGACCTCGGCCCGCGCAAGATCCGGGTCAACCTGGTGGCGGCCGGCCCGCTGCGGACGATGGCCGCGAAGAGCATCCCGGGCTTCAGCCAGTTCGAGGAGGCCTGGGGTCCCCGGGCGCCGCTGGGCTGGGACCTCAACGACCAGGACGCCGCCGCTCGCGGCTGCGCCGCGCTGATGTCCGACTGGTTCCCCGCCACCACGGGCGAAATGGTCCATGTGGACGGTGGGTTCCACGCGATCGGGGCCTGA
- a CDS encoding ferrochelatase, with protein sequence MSEYDAVLLLSFGGPEGPDDVMPFLENVVRGRGVPAARLAEVAEHYHHFGGVSPINQQNRDLLAALRIALDEAGIDLPLYWGNRNWHPMLADTLRQMRADGVRRALGFATSAYSSYSSCRQYRDDIEVARLDVGPDAPEIEKLRHFYDHPGFVEPHVDAVKAALGTDRRATTRIVFTAHSIPTSMNDASGPDGGLYRAQLRVVAGLVSAAAAPDVPWDLVWQSRSGPPQVPWLEPDVNDHLRALAKEGVTDVVISPIGFVSDHLEVVWDLDNEARETAAELGLGFARAATPGTDPRFVSMMRELVEERLYASSSGRRLAPWDGSGPSCRPGCCPAPVRRPAN encoded by the coding sequence ATGTCTGAGTACGACGCGGTACTGCTGCTGTCCTTCGGCGGTCCCGAGGGCCCCGACGACGTGATGCCGTTCCTGGAGAACGTCGTCCGGGGCCGGGGTGTGCCGGCCGCCCGGCTGGCCGAGGTGGCGGAGCACTACCACCACTTCGGCGGGGTCTCGCCGATCAACCAGCAGAACCGCGACCTGCTGGCCGCGCTCCGGATCGCGCTGGACGAGGCCGGCATCGACCTGCCGCTCTACTGGGGCAACCGGAACTGGCACCCGATGCTGGCCGACACGCTCCGGCAGATGCGGGCCGACGGCGTCCGCCGGGCGCTGGGCTTCGCCACGTCGGCGTACTCGTCGTACTCGTCCTGCCGGCAGTACCGGGACGACATCGAGGTCGCGCGTCTCGACGTCGGACCGGATGCGCCCGAGATCGAGAAGCTGCGCCACTTCTACGACCACCCGGGGTTCGTCGAGCCGCACGTCGACGCCGTGAAGGCGGCGCTGGGGACGGACCGGCGGGCCACCACCCGGATCGTGTTCACCGCGCACAGCATCCCGACGTCGATGAACGACGCGAGCGGCCCGGACGGCGGGCTCTACCGGGCCCAGTTGCGGGTCGTGGCCGGCCTGGTGTCGGCCGCGGCCGCGCCCGACGTGCCCTGGGACCTGGTCTGGCAGTCGCGCAGCGGGCCGCCGCAGGTGCCTTGGCTCGAGCCCGACGTCAACGACCACCTGCGGGCGCTGGCCAAGGAGGGCGTCACCGACGTGGTGATCAGCCCGATCGGGTTCGTGAGCGACCACCTCGAGGTGGTGTGGGACCTCGACAACGAGGCCCGCGAGACCGCGGCCGAGCTGGGTCTCGGGTTCGCCCGGGCGGCGACGCCCGGCACCGACCCGCGGTTCGTGAGCATGATGCGCGAGCTGGTGGAGGAGCGCCTGTACGCGAGCTCGAGCGGCCGCCGCCTGGCCCCCTGGGACGGGAGTGGCCCGTCCTGCCGGCCGGGCTGCTGCCCAGCTCCGGTCAGGCGCCCCGCGAACTGA
- a CDS encoding GPGG-motif small membrane protein translates to MIGILLTIVAAILVILGIFRIVRGDLLWGIVLIIVGLLVGPGGYSIFG, encoded by the coding sequence ATGATCGGTATTCTGCTCACCATCGTCGCGGCGATTCTGGTGATTTTAGGGATCTTCCGCATTGTCCGGGGCGACCTCCTCTGGGGCATCGTCCTGATCATCGTCGGCCTGCTCGTGGGCCCCGGTGGTTACAGCATCTTCGGATGA
- a CDS encoding DUF3097 domain-containing protein, whose protein sequence is MRSKDYREDVLAGDWRKRRTIPTVEAEPDLVVEEAASGFCGAVVACAKDAVTLEDRFGNRRMFPLAAAGFLIDGEVVTLTRPTSAAAITPQRTASGSVAVPGVKAKVAKASRIYVEGVHDAALVERVWGEDLRIEGVVVEPLHGVDDLPALIRDFGPGPGRKLGVLVDHLVPGSKESRIVAEVSSPHVLVTGHPFVDIWEAVKPSAVGIAAWPTVPKGTDWKQGVCDALGVGDPQEMWRRVIRSVSSYADVEPELLGAVERLIDHVTADVYGV, encoded by the coding sequence GTGCGCAGCAAGGACTATCGCGAGGACGTTCTCGCCGGCGACTGGCGCAAGCGCCGCACGATCCCGACCGTCGAGGCCGAGCCCGACCTGGTGGTCGAGGAAGCCGCGTCCGGCTTCTGCGGTGCGGTGGTCGCGTGCGCCAAGGACGCGGTCACGCTCGAGGACCGCTTCGGCAACCGGCGGATGTTCCCGCTCGCCGCGGCCGGCTTCCTGATCGACGGCGAGGTCGTGACGCTCACCCGCCCGACGTCGGCGGCCGCGATCACCCCCCAGCGGACGGCCTCCGGGTCGGTCGCCGTGCCGGGGGTCAAAGCGAAGGTGGCCAAGGCCAGCCGCATCTACGTCGAGGGCGTGCACGACGCCGCACTCGTCGAGCGGGTCTGGGGTGAGGATCTGCGGATCGAGGGCGTCGTGGTCGAGCCTCTGCACGGCGTCGACGACCTGCCCGCGCTGATCCGCGACTTCGGCCCCGGCCCGGGCCGGAAACTCGGCGTGCTCGTCGACCACCTGGTGCCCGGTAGCAAGGAGAGCCGGATCGTCGCCGAGGTCAGCTCCCCGCACGTGCTCGTCACCGGCCACCCCTTCGTCGATATCTGGGAGGCGGTTAAGCCGTCCGCGGTGGGGATCGCCGCGTGGCCGACCGTCCCCAAGGGCACGGACTGGAAGCAGGGCGTGTGCGACGCGCTCGGCGTCGGTGACCCGCAGGAGATGTGGAGGCGGGTGATCCGCAGCGTGAGCAGCTACGCGGACGTCGAGCCCGAGCTCCTGGGAGCCGTGGAACGGCTCATCGACCACGTGACCGCGGACGTGTACGGGGTCTGA
- a CDS encoding NfeD family protein yields MFSLDLVLIMFASGALAGAIAAGAGAPLLIQALVFALISVGSLAAVRPIAKRRLEIAKDPVKHGIDAVRGSDALVLQQVDEHHGLVKIGGEQWTARAYDSTQVIEPGQTVQVVEVKGATALVWRVP; encoded by the coding sequence ATGTTCTCTCTCGACCTCGTGCTGATCATGTTCGCCAGCGGCGCGCTGGCGGGCGCCATCGCCGCGGGCGCCGGGGCGCCCCTGCTGATCCAGGCGCTGGTGTTCGCGCTGATCTCGGTGGGGTCGCTGGCGGCGGTCCGGCCGATCGCGAAACGCCGGCTCGAGATCGCCAAAGATCCGGTCAAGCACGGGATCGACGCGGTGCGCGGCTCGGACGCGCTGGTCCTGCAGCAGGTCGACGAGCACCACGGCCTGGTCAAGATCGGCGGCGAGCAGTGGACCGCCCGCGCCTACGACAGCACCCAAGTCATCGAACCTGGCCAGACCGTCCAGGTCGTGGAAGTCAAGGGCGCAACCGCGCTCGTCTGGAGGGTGCCCTGA